The following nucleotide sequence is from Myxococcus guangdongensis.
CGTCATCGTCCTGGGCCGCGCGTGACACGCGGAGCCTTCAGGCCTGACGTGAGCGGCGCATGACCCGCACCGGAACGGAGGGCGCCTTGGAACGCCCTCCGCTCCGGCCGCCCCCTCAGCGAATCAGCGTGGTGGCCAGGCGCAGCAGGTCGCTGCTGAATGAAGCGCCCTCCGCCGAGCTCGCCGGGAGGTTCACCCCGATGGTGTAGCGGTCCCCGGTGAGGAAGACGCCCAGCGACACGCCCTTCTCCACGGCGCCGGGGACACCCGAGACGGTGAGCAGCTTCTCCTGACGGCTGTACGCGGTGAGCGCGCCCAGCTCCGCCTCCAGCCCGTCACACAGGAAGAGCACGTCCACGCCCTGCGCCTCCACCGAGGAGCGCAGCGCGGGCAGCCCCGTCCAGGCCATCCGTTGGGCCCTGAGCGGCAGGCCCTGTACCTTCATGGTGCCCAGCTTCGTCAGCGCCTCGACGAGCCGGAGCGAGCGCTCCGCGGAGGCCGGGACGTCCGGCCGATAGAGCACCGTCACCAGCAGCTCGTCACCCGCCCGCTTGGCCAGGTTGTTGTCGTAGGCCAGCGAGCGCAGCGCGATGACGGCCTGTCGGTCCGGGGACTGCGCCCCGGCGGACCCCTCCAGCAACAGCACCCCGAGCAGGGGCCACCAACGGGCCCGCCCCGAGGTGAGGGAGCGGCGGCACTTCGAGAAGAAGGAATTCATGGTCGGTCGAGTCGTGAGGTTCAGATGCGATACTGGTTGGCGACCGTCAGCACGGTGGAGGAGACATCCCGGACCACGCCGATGGCGCGCCCGGTGGTCTCCAACCTCGCGACGCTCTGGTCCGTCTGCCGGACCAGGATGTCGATGGCCGAGAAGATGTGGGCGATGCCCGTGTTCTGTTGCGAGACGGCGCTGGCGATCTGCTCCACCGCCCCCCGGTTGTCCCGGACGATGGCCGCCAGCTCCCTGAGCCGGTCCCCCGAGGACTGCACGCTGGCCAGCCCCTGCGTCACCTGCGTCGCGCCGCTCTCGCTGAGGCTCACCGCCGAGCGCATCGACTGGAGGATGCCGTCCACCAGCCCGCGCACCTCCACCGTGCGCTGGATGGACTGGTCGGCGAGGCTTCGCACCTCGCGCGCGACGACGGAGAAGCCCCGGCCATGCTCGCCCGCCCGCGCCGCCTCGATGGAGGCGTTGAGCGCCAGCATGTTGGACTGGTCCGCCAGGTCCTTGACGGTGGAGGTGATTTTACCCACCCGCATCGCGTGCTCGCCCAGCTCGCGGATGCGCGCGGCCAGCTGGTCCACCTGCAGGTGGATGTCCTCCAGCCCCTCCAGGCTCGCCGCGATGCTGCGCTCTCCGTCGATGCCCGCGGCGTCCGCCCGCGTCGCCACGTCCAGCACCGCCTTCGCGCGCTCGGCCGCCATCTGCGCCGTCAGCTTCAGCTCGTGCGTGGAGGCCTGCGTGGCCTGGATGGTCGCCACCTGCTCGCGCACCACCGCCGCCTGGTCCTCGCCAGCGATGTTGAGCAGGTCCGTGGACTCCGACAGCCGCCGCGCCGCGTCCTGCAAGGTCCGCGTGCTCTGCCGCAAGAGCGTGAGCATCAGCGCGAACGCCCCCTCCAGCCGGCCCAGCTCGTCCACCTCCAGGTGCCGCTGACCCGTGGAGAAGACCTCGGCCTGTCGCCGCACCGCCTCCTCTCCGCCCAGCGTCTGCTCGGCCTCCACCAGGTCTCCCTTCGCGATGTGCTCGGCCACCTGCCGCAGCCGGTCCACCGGCCCCACCACCCGGGTGCTCACCAGGAACGTCAGCCCCAGGCCCACGAGGAACAGCAGCGCGGACACCCCGCCCACCACCACCAGGTTGTGGGTCTGCTGCTCCTGGAGCTCGTCCATCCGGAAGCCCAGCACCATGATGCCCGACCCTCCGGTGCGCCCCTCCACGCGCAGCGCGGTGTGGATGAGGTTGCCCGCCGCCGCCGACGTGAGCGCCTCGCGCCCCTCCGGCAGGGACAGCTCGGTGGTGGGCGGCACCGCCTCCGGCCTCCAGGCCCCCATGCGCGAGCCGTCCGCGTGCAGCACCACCGCGAACGCCGCGCCCGGGGCCTTGTCCAGCCCCGCCAGCAGTTCCTCCACGCGCGCCACGTCATCGAAGTCGAGCGCCGGCGCCATGGCCGACGACAGCACCGTCGCGATGCCCGACGCCCGGTCCTCCAGGGAGCGCCGCGCCAATGTATTGAGTTGAGAGGGAAAGAAGGCGAGCAGGAACAGCGAGATGGCCGCCAACAGGGTTGCTACCAGACCCACGAACTTCACTCGCAGGGAGCGGCGCTGGACGAAAGACCTCAATTCATGCTCCCAAAGACAAACCCGATGCGTGACGGCGTGGATGCCACTGGAACTTTATGCAATGGGTATTCCCGCCCGCAGGCCGCCAAGACAGCCCCGGAGGTCTTGAACAAGCCGCCGCTTCATGGTGTTTTGGCAGGAATGCCGCGCATGCTCCGTGCAGGTCGCCTGGCGTCTCCTTGACGGTTTTTGTCACCCCAACGGTAGAGGTCGACCCGGGGGAAGAGGGCGCCGAGAGGCGAGCGGGCGTCCCCCGTGACAGGCGTGTGACCAGGCCCTGGTTCCCGAGCCCGCCCTGACTCAGCGTATGGGTTTGGTCGCCCACCGGAACACTGAGACATGTTCGCGCGCCACGCAGTCTATGAGTGACATTCACAGACGCCTGTCGCCAGGCAGTGTCTCAGGTTCGCCGCGCCAGGGCGCACGCGGTCTATCACTTGCAACGTCCGGGGTCTCCCCACCTGAGTCCGCCTGGAACAGGGAAGACACCCAAATGAAGACATCAGTGAGAAGCCGACGATGGCACGGAGCAGTTTCCGCGGTGGTTCTCGTGGGGGCTCCGCTGTCCGCGAGCGCCCAGGAAGCCGGTGGCTCGGTGGCCACGGACCTGGAGAGCCTGTCCCTGGAGAACCTGCTCGAGACGAAGGTGGCGACGGGCTCCTTCCTGGAGCTGGACCTGCGCCGCTCGCCCGTGAGCGTCGACATCATCCAGCGCAATCAAATCGAGGCCTCGGGGGCCCGGCATCTCGGTGAGTTGCTGGAAGTCTTCGTTCCCGGGTTCCAGACCATGGTGAACAAGTGGAACGGCGTGGTGTGGGGGATGCGCGGTGTCGCCCCGGACCGGAACACGAAGATCATCTTCTGTATCAACGGCGTGAAGCAGAACACGGAGAGCCGCGACGGCGCCTCGACGGAGGTGGAGCTGGGGCTGCTCGGGGACATCAGCCACGTGGAGGTGCTCCGGGGCCCGGCGGGCCTGGTGTACGGCTCGGGCGCGATTGCCGGCGTGGTGAACGTCGTCACGCGCACGCCCACGACGAACTCCATGTCCGTGAAGGTGGGCTACGGCCTGGGGCACGCGCGGCAGTTGGAGGTGCTCTCCAACGTGCGGCTGTTCTCGGGGGGGGACCTCACGCTGTCGGTGGGC
It contains:
- a CDS encoding YfiR family protein, with the protein product MNSFFSKCRRSLTSGRARWWPLLGVLLLEGSAGAQSPDRQAVIALRSLAYDNNLAKRAGDELLVTVLYRPDVPASAERSLRLVEALTKLGTMKVQGLPLRAQRMAWTGLPALRSSVEAQGVDVLFLCDGLEAELGALTAYSRQEKLLTVSGVPGAVEKGVSLGVFLTGDRYTIGVNLPASSAEGASFSSDLLRLATTLIR
- a CDS encoding methyl-accepting chemotaxis protein is translated as MRSFVQRRSLRVKFVGLVATLLAAISLFLLAFFPSQLNTLARRSLEDRASGIATVLSSAMAPALDFDDVARVEELLAGLDKAPGAAFAVVLHADGSRMGAWRPEAVPPTTELSLPEGREALTSAAAGNLIHTALRVEGRTGGSGIMVLGFRMDELQEQQTHNLVVVGGVSALLFLVGLGLTFLVSTRVVGPVDRLRQVAEHIAKGDLVEAEQTLGGEEAVRRQAEVFSTGQRHLEVDELGRLEGAFALMLTLLRQSTRTLQDAARRLSESTDLLNIAGEDQAAVVREQVATIQATQASTHELKLTAQMAAERAKAVLDVATRADAAGIDGERSIAASLEGLEDIHLQVDQLAARIRELGEHAMRVGKITSTVKDLADQSNMLALNASIEAARAGEHGRGFSVVAREVRSLADQSIQRTVEVRGLVDGILQSMRSAVSLSESGATQVTQGLASVQSSGDRLRELAAIVRDNRGAVEQIASAVSQQNTGIAHIFSAIDILVRQTDQSVARLETTGRAIGVVRDVSSTVLTVANQYRI